Genomic segment of Thermodesulfobacteriota bacterium:
GATTCCTATTGCCGCCACATCTTTCGCAAAGACCCATGCAGTTATCCCTGCATATGGCCCGCATTGGAATACTGAGCAAGATCTCCTCAAAAATGATCTCTTCCAGGTCTAGCTCGTCACTCTCGTAGTAGTGAATATCCAGTTCTTCTTCCGCCAGTTCGAGCTCAGAATCGGTTGGAGCCATTTCTCTAGACACAAGATCCACATCCAGTTCTGAATCTACAACGTAGGTGAATCTTTCCAGACATCTCGCACAGACAAGCCCAACATTACAGCTTACGTGGCCTTGAACCTTAAACTGGCTTCCCGTTTTCCTAATCTTTATCGAGTACTGGACAGGTGTAACAAAATCAACGTCTTTGTACGCCTGCACCAGTTCTTTCAGTTCAATCGTTCCAGAGAAGAAAGCTTCATCTTCTATTTCTTGTAGCCTAATTAGCATAAGGTCAGATAATATAAAAGGTTAATCCCTTTTATGTCAAGGAAATAAACCTTTCGGCTCCACCACACCTTAAGTAATGCCCACCCCTATTAATTTTCCTTCCTTTATCTCCTTAGGTACAACGTACGTAAATTCGTTTACTAACCTTCCTTCATAAGGGATCAGAACCGGAATGTAATTGTCACTGAGTCCTTTCATGTAGTGGCCCCTATAGATCTTCTTTTCGGGAAGGATCTCGAGGCGTAGGCCGAGATGTTTCATATAGAATCTGAGCCTCATTCTCCTGTCCAGCTCTTTTAAAACCCTTACCCTTTCTTTTTTTATTTTCTCATCCACCAAATTTGGCATCTTCGATGCCTCTGTATTTTCTCTTGGCGAAAAAGGAAAGACGTGGAGATAGTAAACGTCGAGTGCCTCGATGAATCTCAAGGTCTCAGTAAATTCCGATTCTGTCTCCCCAGGAAACCCTGCAATAACGTCAAGTCCGATGCCGATATTGGGAATTTTTCTCTTTAACTCTCCTAATATTTCTTTTATGTGGCCTGATTTGTATTTTCTCCCCATCCTCTCTAATACGCTATCGGAGCCACTCTGCAGAGGAATGTGTATGCTTCTTGCGAGCTTTCGGGAAGACTCAAGGATCGTTATAAACTCAGAATCGATGTAGAGCGGGTCACAGGAACTCAATCTAATCCGTTCTGGCGTTTCAGACACCTCAAGGATACGGAGTAAGCCCTTAAGATCTATGCCCGATTCGGGATCTCTATAGGAAGCTATTTCTATTCCCGAAAGTACAACCTCCTTTACCCCTCTTTTTTTTAACTCCGCCATAAACCGTAAGATTTCATCGAGAGGTCTACTTCTAGGTCTACCCCGGGCGTAGGGCACAACGCAGTAAGTACAATACATATCGCAACCGTCCTGAATTTTAAGAAAGAACCTCGTTTTGTCCGTAAGACCAAAATCAGAAGGAAGTCTTTCCAAAAGATAATCATCCAATTCCGAAACAAAAATACCTTCTTTGTCCAGGTA
This window contains:
- a CDS encoding DUF177 domain-containing protein — encoded protein: MLIRLQEIEDEAFFSGTIELKELVQAYKDVDFVTPVQYSIKIRKTGSQFKVQGHVSCNVGLVCARCLERFTYVVDSELDVDLVSREMAPTDSELELAEEELDIHYYESDELDLEEIIFEEILLSIPMRAICRDNCMGLCERCGGNRNLGECTCQEKKETRLGELLKSYLAKEGEKYGSTEKEAVKVKKG
- the mtaB gene encoding tRNA (N(6)-L-threonylcarbamoyladenosine(37)-C(2))-methylthiotransferase MtaB; this encodes MKYFIFTTGCRSNQYDSWVIGEKLKKIGCQAERAEEAEIIIVNACTVTESAERDAKRLISRIRRAKSGVKIILTGCHPQVYPQKNFGSDLVLGQKERFDITSYLDKEGIFVSELDDYLLERLPSDFGLTDKTRFFLKIQDGCDMYCTYCVVPYARGRPRSRPLDEILRFMAELKKRGVKEVVLSGIEIASYRDPESGIDLKGLLRILEVSETPERIRLSSCDPLYIDSEFITILESSRKLARSIHIPLQSGSDSVLERMGRKYKSGHIKEILGELKRKIPNIGIGLDVIAGFPGETESEFTETLRFIEALDVYYLHVFPFSPRENTEASKMPNLVDEKIKKERVRVLKELDRRMRLRFYMKHLGLRLEILPEKKIYRGHYMKGLSDNYIPVLIPYEGRLVNEFTYVVPKEIKEGKLIGVGIT